A region from the Streptomyces sp. 3214.6 genome encodes:
- a CDS encoding ATP-binding protein: MIVWLNGTHGAGKTTTSALVQRLIPDSRVFDAEKVGETLMDITPGLPATDNFQHWPPWRPLVVETARRVLDYTGGTLVMPMTVLVEQYWREISTGLAQHAIPVRHFVLHADQETLRGRIAGDTVLGPDSPFRLAYLEPYAEAARTWLHEEAEVIDTTHLTPAQAARQIAEALKN, translated from the coding sequence ATGATCGTATGGCTCAACGGGACCCACGGCGCGGGCAAGACGACGACCAGTGCACTCGTGCAGCGGCTGATCCCGGATTCGCGGGTGTTCGACGCCGAGAAGGTCGGGGAGACGCTCATGGACATCACGCCGGGGCTGCCCGCGACGGACAACTTCCAGCACTGGCCGCCGTGGCGTCCGCTGGTGGTCGAGACCGCCCGCCGCGTGCTCGACTACACCGGCGGCACTCTGGTGATGCCCATGACCGTCCTGGTCGAGCAGTACTGGCGCGAGATCAGCACCGGCCTCGCCCAACACGCCATTCCCGTACGGCACTTCGTCCTCCACGCCGACCAGGAGACCCTCCGTGGACGCATCGCGGGCGACACGGTGCTCGGCCCCGACTCCCCGTTCCGCCTCGCATACCTCGAGCCCTACGCCGAGGCGGCCCGCACCTGGTTGCACGAGGAGGCCGAGGTCATCGACACCACGCACCTCACCCCCGCCCAGGCCGCCCGGCAGATCGCAGAGGCCCTCAAGAACTGA